The Streptomyces sp. NBC_01689 genome includes a window with the following:
- a CDS encoding DUF6325 family protein, producing the protein MGPIDYVVVEFPGSRTTGEGFPLLVDLVDRGLIRILDLMFVRKEDDGSVTGLEIADLTGDGALDLTVFEGVSSGLLDEEDIEEAGHALAPGSSAGILVYENLWAAPFAAALRRGGAQLVASGRIPMPDVLAALNATESARSASA; encoded by the coding sequence ATGGGGCCGATCGACTACGTGGTCGTCGAGTTTCCCGGCAGCCGTACGACCGGCGAGGGGTTTCCCCTGCTGGTCGATCTGGTGGACCGCGGCCTCATCCGCATCCTCGATCTGATGTTCGTCAGAAAAGAGGACGACGGATCGGTGACCGGCCTGGAGATCGCCGATCTCACCGGCGACGGAGCCCTGGACCTCACCGTCTTCGAGGGGGTGTCCTCCGGCCTGCTGGACGAGGAGGACATCGAGGAGGCGGGCCACGCCCTCGCGCCGGGCAGCTCCGCCGGGATCCTGGTCTACGAGAACCTGTGGGCCGCGCCCTTCGCGGCCGCCCTGCGCCGCGGCGGCGCCCAGCTGGTGGCCTCCGGCCGGATCCCGATGCCGGACGTCCTGGCCGCGCTGAACGCGACGGAGAGCGCCCGGTCCGCGAGTGCGTAG
- a CDS encoding DUF2252 domain-containing protein codes for MNSRPAAGSGTRHRTPRERAALGKGARSHAPRSSHAEFEPRAGRPDPVDVIEAQSATRVPDLVPIRYGRMTESPFRFYRGAAALMAGDLADTPRTGIRTQLCGDAHLLNFRLLASPERRLMFDINDFDETLPGPWEWDVKRLAASFVVVGRANGFSAKERAGVIRSTVGAYRVWMRHFAEMGNLPVWYAQFDENWVWTHFIQDVSARARDRWAQSVRKARTRDSLQAFGKLTHLVDGKTRIAAGPPLITPFADLFADVERGTLEKQIRRMIERYGRSLQSDRRFLMEQYRVVDMARKVVGVGSVGTRCWVVLLLGRDDSDPLLLQAKEADESVLAPFVGAGGHRTQGERVISGQRLMQATSDIFLGWERTEGIDGSRRDFYIRQLRDWKGIAEPDSMVPAGMRAFGELCGATLARAHARSGDRIAIAAYLGAGDVFDRALVTFGERYADQNERDHRALLEAVRTGRVTAEAA; via the coding sequence GTGAACTCCCGCCCCGCGGCCGGCAGCGGCACCCGGCACCGTACGCCGCGGGAACGAGCGGCCCTCGGCAAGGGCGCCCGCTCCCACGCACCCCGCTCCAGCCACGCCGAGTTCGAACCCAGGGCCGGGCGGCCCGACCCCGTGGACGTCATCGAGGCCCAGTCGGCGACGAGGGTGCCCGACCTCGTACCCATCCGCTACGGCAGGATGACCGAGTCGCCGTTCCGCTTCTACCGCGGCGCCGCCGCGCTCATGGCCGGGGACCTCGCCGACACCCCGCGCACCGGCATCAGGACACAACTGTGCGGCGACGCCCACCTGTTGAACTTCCGGCTGCTCGCCTCGCCGGAACGCCGCCTGATGTTCGACATCAACGACTTCGACGAGACACTGCCCGGCCCCTGGGAGTGGGACGTCAAACGGCTCGCCGCCAGCTTCGTCGTCGTGGGCCGGGCCAACGGCTTCAGCGCCAAGGAGCGCGCAGGTGTCATCCGGTCGACGGTGGGGGCCTACCGCGTATGGATGCGGCACTTCGCCGAGATGGGCAACCTCCCGGTCTGGTATGCCCAGTTCGACGAGAACTGGGTGTGGACGCACTTCATCCAGGACGTGAGCGCGCGGGCCCGCGACCGCTGGGCACAGTCGGTGCGCAAGGCCCGCACCCGCGACAGCCTCCAGGCCTTCGGGAAACTCACCCACCTCGTCGACGGGAAGACCCGCATCGCCGCCGGACCACCGCTCATCACCCCGTTCGCCGACCTGTTCGCGGACGTGGAACGCGGCACGCTGGAGAAGCAGATCCGCCGGATGATCGAACGGTACGGCCGGAGCCTCCAGTCGGACCGGCGGTTCCTGATGGAGCAGTACCGCGTCGTCGACATGGCCCGCAAGGTGGTCGGGGTCGGCAGCGTGGGAACCCGCTGCTGGGTGGTGCTCCTGCTCGGCCGCGACGACAGCGATCCGCTGCTCCTGCAGGCCAAGGAGGCGGACGAGTCCGTCCTCGCACCGTTCGTCGGCGCCGGCGGCCACCGGACGCAGGGCGAGCGCGTGATCTCCGGCCAGCGGCTGATGCAGGCCACCAGCGACATCTTCCTCGGCTGGGAACGGACGGAGGGCATCGACGGCAGCCGACGGGACTTCTACATAAGGCAGTTGCGCGACTGGAAGGGTATCGCCGAGCCCGACTCCATGGTCCCGGCCGGGATGCGCGCCTTCGGCGAGCTGTGCGGCGCCACCCTGGCCCGCGCGCACGCGAGGTCGGGCGACCGGATCGCCATCGCCGCGTACCTGGGCGCGGGCGACGTCTTCGACCGGGCCCTGGTGACGTTCGGCGAACGCTACGCCGACCAGAACGAGAGGGACCACCGGGCACTCCTGGAGGCCGTCCGCACGGGGCGGGTGACGGCCGAAGCGGCCTGA
- a CDS encoding DUF7144 family membrane protein, producing MATTGMHQHDTGSRDESHGGGIWVSSWTAFAAVMMIFGGAMAIFQGIAAIVKTDVFVVTRNYAYTFDLTGWGWIHLVLGVLVVLAGIALFRGAMWARITGIALAGLSMIANFLWLPYYPVWAIVLIAVDAFVIWALCIGARDARESRESRETQGARMP from the coding sequence ATGGCCACGACCGGAATGCACCAGCACGACACCGGAAGCCGCGACGAAAGCCACGGCGGAGGAATCTGGGTGTCCAGCTGGACCGCCTTCGCCGCAGTCATGATGATCTTCGGTGGAGCGATGGCGATATTCCAGGGGATCGCCGCCATCGTCAAGACCGACGTCTTCGTCGTCACCCGCAACTACGCCTACACCTTCGACCTGACGGGCTGGGGCTGGATCCACCTCGTCCTCGGAGTCCTGGTCGTCCTGGCCGGTATCGCCCTGTTCCGCGGGGCGATGTGGGCGCGCATCACCGGAATCGCGCTGGCCGGCCTGTCGATGATCGCCAACTTCCTCTGGCTGCCGTACTACCCGGTCTGGGCCATCGTGCTGATCGCGGTGGACGCCTTCGTCATCTGGGCGCTGTGCATCGGAGCCAGGGACGCCCGCGAGTCCCGCGAGTCCCGCGAGACCCAGGGCGCCCGCATGCCGTAG
- a CDS encoding gluconokinase: MNRAAPGKPPIVVVLGVSGSGKSTVGRALAAELRVPFVEGDDAHPAANIARMAAGHPLDDADREPWLRTLARRVRRAVEAGEGLVLACSALRRAYRDELRAAAGPGLWCLFLALDRDTARDRVARRTGHFMPARLIDSQFETLEPLEADEPGLTVDAAAPLPVTLALVCAAVESRTGPRGALEGGAARGGTVRRAMPDEPG; this comes from the coding sequence GTGAACCGCGCCGCCCCGGGGAAGCCGCCGATCGTCGTGGTGCTCGGGGTGTCGGGCTCCGGGAAGTCCACCGTCGGCAGGGCGCTCGCGGCGGAACTGCGCGTGCCGTTCGTGGAGGGCGACGACGCCCATCCTGCCGCGAACATCGCCCGGATGGCCGCCGGTCACCCGCTGGACGACGCCGACCGTGAGCCCTGGCTGCGGACCCTCGCGCGCCGGGTGCGACGGGCGGTGGAGGCCGGGGAAGGGCTGGTCCTCGCCTGCTCGGCGCTCAGACGCGCCTACCGGGACGAACTCCGGGCCGCGGCGGGCCCCGGGCTCTGGTGTCTCTTCCTCGCCCTGGACCGGGACACCGCGCGGGACCGTGTGGCGCGGCGCACCGGTCACTTCATGCCCGCACGGTTGATCGACTCCCAGTTCGAGACGCTGGAGCCGCTGGAAGCGGACGAACCGGGTCTCACCGTCGACGCCGCCGCGCCCCTTCCGGTGACCCTCGCCCTGGTGTGTGCCGCGGTCGAGTCCCGCACGGGGCCGAGAGGCGCGCTGGAGGGCGGTGCTGCGAGGGGAGGGACGGTCCGCCGGGCGATGCCTGACGAGCCGGGGTGA
- a CDS encoding GMC family oxidoreductase, whose protein sequence is MTDTHYDVIIVGTGAGGGTLAHRLAPTGKRILLLEKGGYLPRERDNWDSTAVFVKGKYRAPEFWFDKHGEPFPPEINYYVGGNTKFFGAALFRLRPEDFGELRHHDGVSPAWPLGYDELEPYYTQAEHLYRVHGRHGEDPTEGPAGAPYAHPPVRHEPRIQQLSDDLEKQGLHPFHLPIGVDLTQDDRGGAAHGSACIRCDRVDGFPCPLGAKSDAQVVCVDPALAHPDVELVTHADVRRLETDPGGRTVTRVVATVGDGSTREFSADIVVVACGAVNSAALLLRSAGDRHPRGLANSSDVVGRYYMRHNNLALMALSREPNDTVFQKTLALNDWYLGSDDWDHPLGGIQMLGKSDAAQIDAEAPRWAGNVTPDLPFEVMARHAVDFWLCGEDLPAADNRVTLDRDGRIHLALDENNNTAGLERLRHRLQGMLGHLGMHEHHLLPHSIYLHKGMPIGATAHQAGTVRFGTDPRTSALDLHCKAHDLDNLYVVDTSFFPSIGAVNPSLTAIANALRVGDHLAERLR, encoded by the coding sequence ATGACCGATACGCACTACGACGTCATCATCGTCGGAACCGGCGCGGGCGGAGGCACCCTCGCCCACCGGCTGGCGCCCACCGGGAAACGCATCCTTCTTCTCGAGAAGGGCGGCTATCTTCCCCGGGAACGCGACAACTGGGATTCCACCGCGGTCTTCGTGAAAGGGAAATACCGGGCGCCGGAATTCTGGTTCGACAAACACGGCGAACCGTTCCCGCCCGAGATCAACTATTACGTCGGCGGCAACACCAAGTTCTTCGGCGCCGCCCTTTTCCGGCTGCGTCCCGAGGACTTCGGTGAACTCCGCCACCACGACGGCGTCTCGCCCGCCTGGCCGCTCGGCTACGACGAACTGGAGCCGTACTACACCCAGGCCGAGCACCTCTACCGGGTGCACGGACGGCACGGCGAGGACCCCACCGAGGGCCCGGCCGGCGCCCCGTACGCCCACCCGCCCGTCCGGCACGAGCCGCGCATCCAGCAGCTCAGCGACGACCTGGAGAAACAGGGGCTGCACCCCTTCCACCTGCCCATCGGGGTCGACCTCACCCAGGACGACCGGGGCGGCGCCGCGCACGGCAGCGCCTGCATCCGCTGCGACCGGGTGGACGGCTTCCCCTGCCCGCTCGGCGCCAAGTCCGACGCGCAGGTCGTCTGCGTCGACCCCGCCCTCGCCCACCCCGACGTCGAGTTGGTCACCCACGCGGACGTGCGACGCCTCGAGACCGACCCGGGCGGACGGACCGTCACCAGGGTCGTCGCGACGGTCGGTGACGGATCCACCCGGGAATTCAGCGCCGACATCGTGGTCGTCGCCTGCGGGGCCGTCAACTCGGCCGCCCTGCTGCTGCGTTCGGCCGGAGACCGGCACCCGCGGGGGCTGGCCAACAGCTCCGACGTGGTCGGCCGGTACTACATGCGGCACAACAACCTGGCCCTGATGGCGCTCTCCAGAGAACCGAACGACACCGTCTTCCAGAAGACCCTGGCCCTGAACGACTGGTACCTGGGATCCGACGACTGGGACCACCCCCTCGGCGGCATCCAGATGCTCGGCAAGTCCGACGCCGCGCAGATCGACGCCGAAGCACCCCGCTGGGCCGGAAACGTCACCCCCGACCTGCCGTTCGAGGTGATGGCCCGCCACGCCGTCGACTTCTGGCTGTGCGGAGAGGACCTCCCCGCCGCCGACAACCGGGTCACCCTGGACCGGGACGGCCGCATCCACCTGGCCCTCGACGAGAACAACAACACCGCCGGACTCGAGCGGCTGCGCCACAGGCTCCAGGGCATGCTCGGCCACCTGGGCATGCACGAGCATCACCTGCTGCCCCACAGCATCTATCTGCACAAGGGCATGCCCATCGGCGCCACCGCGCACCAGGCGGGCACGGTCCGCTTCGGCACCGACCCGCGCACCTCGGCCCTCGACCTGCACTGCAAGGCACACGACCTCGACAACCTCTACGTCGTCGACACGAGCTTCTTCCCGAGCATCGGAGCGGTCAACCCCTCCCTGACCGCCATCGCCAACGCCCTGCGCGTCGGCGACCACCTTGCGGAGCGACTGCGGTGA
- a CDS encoding glycoside hydrolase family 15 protein, which translates to MDRYPPIADHGLIGDLQTAALVSSHGVIDWFAAPRFDSPSIFAALLDHDGGGHFLLAPENPEGTWKQLYYPDSAVVVTRFMSPDGVGEIIDHMPVLPGPAPTDRHSIVRVVRTVRGTVRFTLACRPRFDYGRLRHELDLTADGATFRAPGVTAHLRATMELERDGHDVRGAVTLGDGESAAVVFSTCAPGGEAPPPPTDEGISEALWRSIDFWQRWVRTSRYRGRWTEAVHRSAITLKLLTYAPTGAPVAAATMGLPEQVGGERNWDYRYTWVRDGSLSVRALLDLGFVEEATRFTRWLGDRLEAGEGPDGEPLQIMYRVDGDPRLAEEILAHFEGYRGSWPVRAGNAASDQLQLDIYGEAMYALSESRSVGEQAGYHGWKGLARTLDWLADSWDRPDEGIWETRGGRKDFTYSRVMCWAAFDRGLKLAAEFSRPADTARWTRARDEILEQVMERGWNEREQALVQHYGGDVLDASLLLAPRVGFLAPRSPAWLNTLDAMDRVLVSDSLVYRYDPEASPDGLRGSEGTFSLCTFLYVDALARAGRLSQARYAFEKMQTYANHVGLFAEEIGPSGEQLGNFPQAFTHLSLIMAATTLDEALDELHLRR; encoded by the coding sequence ATGGACCGTTACCCGCCCATCGCCGACCACGGACTGATCGGGGACCTCCAGACCGCCGCGCTGGTCTCCTCCCACGGCGTGATCGACTGGTTCGCGGCCCCGCGCTTCGACTCGCCCAGCATCTTCGCGGCCCTGCTGGACCACGACGGCGGAGGTCACTTCCTGCTCGCCCCGGAGAACCCCGAGGGAACCTGGAAGCAGCTCTACTACCCGGACAGCGCCGTCGTGGTGACCCGCTTCATGTCACCCGACGGCGTGGGCGAGATCATCGACCACATGCCTGTCCTGCCCGGCCCCGCGCCGACCGACCGGCACAGCATCGTCCGCGTCGTCCGGACCGTGCGCGGCACCGTGCGCTTCACCCTGGCGTGCCGGCCGCGCTTCGACTACGGGCGGCTGCGCCACGAACTCGACCTGACCGCCGACGGAGCGACGTTCCGCGCCCCCGGAGTCACCGCCCACCTGCGGGCCACCATGGAACTCGAACGAGACGGACACGACGTCCGCGGCGCCGTCACCCTCGGCGACGGGGAGAGCGCGGCCGTGGTGTTCAGCACCTGCGCGCCGGGCGGTGAGGCGCCACCGCCCCCCACCGACGAGGGGATCTCCGAAGCGCTGTGGCGGAGCATCGACTTCTGGCAGCGCTGGGTGCGCACCTCGCGCTACCGCGGCCGCTGGACCGAGGCGGTGCACCGATCCGCGATCACCCTCAAACTCCTCACCTACGCCCCCACGGGCGCGCCGGTCGCCGCCGCCACCATGGGACTGCCCGAACAGGTCGGCGGAGAGCGCAACTGGGACTACCGGTACACCTGGGTGCGGGACGGCTCCCTGTCGGTGCGGGCGCTGCTCGACCTCGGCTTCGTGGAGGAGGCCACCCGCTTCACCCGCTGGCTCGGCGACCGGCTGGAAGCCGGGGAGGGCCCGGACGGCGAACCCCTCCAGATCATGTACCGGGTCGACGGCGACCCCCGGCTGGCCGAGGAGATCCTCGCGCACTTCGAGGGCTACCGCGGCTCCTGGCCGGTCCGGGCCGGAAACGCCGCCTCGGACCAACTGCAGCTCGACATCTACGGCGAGGCCATGTACGCGCTGTCCGAGAGCCGCTCGGTCGGCGAACAGGCCGGCTACCACGGGTGGAAGGGCCTGGCCCGGACCCTGGACTGGCTGGCCGACTCCTGGGACCGGCCCGACGAGGGCATCTGGGAGACCCGCGGCGGCCGCAAGGACTTCACCTACAGCCGGGTGATGTGCTGGGCCGCCTTCGACCGCGGTCTGAAGCTGGCGGCCGAGTTCAGCAGGCCGGCCGACACCGCGCGCTGGACCCGGGCCCGGGACGAGATCCTCGAACAGGTCATGGAGCGCGGCTGGAACGAACGGGAACAGGCCCTGGTCCAGCACTACGGCGGCGACGTCCTGGACGCCTCCCTGCTGCTCGCCCCCCGCGTCGGGTTCCTGGCACCCCGCAGCCCCGCCTGGCTCAACACCCTGGACGCGATGGACCGCGTCCTCGTCTCCGACAGCCTCGTCTACCGCTACGACCCCGAAGCCTCCCCCGACGGACTGCGCGGCAGCGAGGGGACGTTCAGCCTGTGCACGTTCCTGTACGTCGACGCCCTCGCCCGCGCGGGACGGCTCTCCCAGGCCCGCTACGCCTTCGAGAAGATGCAGACGTACGCCAACCACGTCGGCCTGTTCGCCGAGGAGATCGGCCCCAGCGGAGAGCAACTCGGCAACTTCCCGCAGGCCTTCACGCACCTCTCGCTCATCATGGCCGCGACCACCCTGGACGAGGCGCTCGACGAGCTCCACCTCCGCCGCTGA
- a CDS encoding cyclase family protein, translating to MRTSDELSEAEFRSLHRHLRAVAPGASTPRGALDTITEEQVLAAVAEVRTGRTVSLAALVETRTEPDDTDPAEHRLTAPPYGKPAPSGLDFARDRFAMNVHGDADSHLDALCHVIYDGTLHGGLAATDALSPDGASALSVELARDGIVGRGVLLDIPRLYGLSWLEPGTDVTCDDLIAAEARQGIRVRRGDIVLVRVGHRRRREELGPWDVSRARAGLHPTALEFLASRQVAVLGSDGNNDTAPSAVRGVAFPVHVLAVHAMGMQLLDYLRFEDLAPICAREGRWTFLCVIAPLRLPEATGSPVNPLAIL from the coding sequence ATGCGGACGTCCGACGAGCTCAGCGAGGCCGAATTCCGGTCGCTCCACCGACACCTGCGCGCCGTCGCCCCCGGCGCCTCCACACCCCGGGGCGCCCTGGACACGATCACCGAGGAGCAGGTGCTCGCGGCGGTCGCCGAGGTGCGGACGGGCCGTACGGTCTCGCTCGCCGCCCTGGTGGAGACCCGTACCGAACCCGACGACACCGATCCCGCCGAGCACCGGCTCACCGCTCCGCCTTACGGCAAACCGGCGCCGAGCGGCCTGGACTTCGCACGCGACCGCTTCGCCATGAACGTCCACGGCGACGCGGACAGTCACCTCGACGCGCTGTGCCACGTCATCTACGACGGCACCCTGCACGGCGGCCTGGCCGCGACGGACGCGCTGTCGCCGGACGGGGCGAGCGCCCTCTCCGTCGAGCTGGCGCGCGACGGAATCGTCGGACGCGGCGTGCTCCTGGACATCCCCCGGCTGTACGGACTCTCCTGGCTCGAACCGGGAACCGACGTGACCTGCGACGATCTGATCGCCGCCGAGGCGCGGCAGGGGATACGGGTGCGCAGGGGCGACATCGTCCTCGTCCGGGTCGGGCACCGCAGGCGCCGCGAGGAGCTGGGCCCCTGGGACGTGTCCCGCGCCCGCGCCGGACTGCACCCGACGGCCCTGGAGTTCCTGGCCTCGCGACAGGTGGCCGTCCTCGGCAGCGACGGCAACAACGACACGGCCCCGAGCGCCGTGCGGGGGGTCGCGTTCCCGGTGCACGTGCTCGCCGTCCACGCGATGGGGATGCAGCTCCTCGACTATCTGCGGTTCGAGGATCTCGCGCCGATCTGCGCGCGGGAGGGCCGCTGGACGTTCCTCTGCGTGATCGCCCCCCTCCGGCTGCCCGAGGCCACGGGCTCACCCGTCAATCCGCTCGCGATCCTGTGA
- a CDS encoding vWA domain-containing protein, whose protein sequence is MTERTSGHPADHLAGVTADHPTAPKAEPEGTPGTALGTPPGADPHDNRRQALYWRLLARLFDHEEQAALEAASLAVVEDIGLPSALLDPRASVDSIVQRHPGLAAEFDGLMASGAGPAPDAGSATGPDGEADAGGAGDPERGFDGSAGHEDGRDRAAEVRRAALVSKVLLNVFATGSGAVSAGQLARWQSDAGWLERALGCRPGDLRGGRAAGGAPAGPAGSGPGAGPDGTGGHRPTPDLSRLIPAIGPELGDIEADLVRRMRLREVLADPRLAARLTPSMSLIEQLLRDKDNLSGLALANAKSLIRRFVDEVAQVLRTQVEKSQVGALDRSVPPKRVFRNLDLDRTIWQNLTNWSPAEERLYVDRLYYRHTARRTTPQRLIVVVDQSGSMVDSMVNCTILASVFAGLPKVDVHLIAYDTQALDLTPWVHDPFETLLRTKLGGGTDGTVAMALAQPKIAEPRNTVVVWISDFYEWRNEELFRSMTAVHRSGARFIPVGSVTSSGRGSVNPWFRERFKDLGTPVLSGHIRKLVHELKTFLA, encoded by the coding sequence ATGACCGAGCGGACGAGCGGACACCCCGCCGATCACCTGGCCGGCGTCACGGCCGATCACCCGACCGCCCCGAAGGCCGAGCCGGAGGGCACGCCCGGCACCGCACTCGGCACCCCGCCCGGAGCGGACCCGCACGACAACCGGCGGCAGGCGCTGTACTGGCGGCTCCTCGCCCGGCTCTTCGACCACGAGGAACAGGCCGCGCTCGAAGCGGCGAGCCTCGCCGTCGTCGAGGACATCGGACTGCCCTCCGCCCTGCTGGACCCACGGGCCTCCGTCGACTCGATCGTGCAGCGCCACCCCGGACTGGCCGCCGAGTTCGACGGTCTGATGGCGTCCGGCGCCGGACCCGCGCCCGACGCCGGTTCCGCCACGGGCCCGGACGGCGAGGCCGACGCCGGGGGAGCGGGCGACCCGGAGCGCGGGTTCGACGGGAGCGCCGGGCACGAGGACGGCCGTGACCGGGCCGCCGAGGTACGCCGGGCCGCCCTGGTCTCGAAGGTGCTGCTGAACGTCTTCGCCACCGGCTCCGGCGCCGTCAGCGCGGGACAGCTGGCCCGCTGGCAGTCGGACGCGGGCTGGCTGGAGCGCGCTCTCGGCTGCAGGCCGGGTGACCTGCGCGGCGGCCGCGCGGCGGGCGGTGCGCCCGCGGGCCCTGCCGGCTCCGGTCCCGGAGCGGGCCCGGACGGGACCGGCGGCCACCGCCCGACGCCCGACCTCAGCCGGCTGATCCCGGCGATCGGCCCGGAACTGGGCGACATCGAGGCCGACCTGGTCCGGCGGATGCGTCTGCGCGAAGTACTCGCGGACCCCCGCCTCGCGGCACGACTGACCCCCAGCATGTCGCTCATCGAGCAACTGCTGCGCGACAAGGACAACCTCTCGGGCCTGGCCCTGGCCAACGCCAAGTCCCTGATCCGCCGCTTCGTCGACGAGGTCGCCCAAGTACTGCGCACCCAGGTGGAGAAGAGCCAGGTCGGCGCCCTGGACCGCTCCGTCCCGCCCAAGCGGGTGTTCCGCAACCTCGACCTCGACCGCACGATCTGGCAGAACCTCACCAACTGGAGCCCGGCGGAGGAGCGGTTGTACGTCGACCGCCTCTACTACCGGCACACCGCCCGCAGGACGACACCCCAACGGCTGATCGTCGTCGTGGACCAGTCGGGATCGATGGTCGACTCGATGGTGAACTGCACCATCCTGGCGTCCGTCTTCGCCGGGCTGCCGAAGGTCGACGTCCACCTCATCGCGTACGACACCCAGGCGCTCGACCTCACACCATGGGTGCACGACCCCTTCGAGACCCTGCTGCGCACCAAGCTCGGCGGCGGCACCGACGGCACGGTCGCCATGGCACTGGCCCAGCCGAAGATCGCCGAACCGCGCAACACCGTCGTCGTGTGGATCTCCGACTTCTACGAATGGCGGAACGAGGAGCTGTTCCGGAGCATGACCGCCGTGCACCGCTCGGGGGCCAGGTTCATCCCCGTCGGATCCGTGACCAGCTCCGGGCGCGGCAGCGTCAACCCGTGGTTCCGCGAGCGCTTCAAGGACCTCGGCACTCCGGTGCTCTCCGGCCACATCCGCAAGCTGGTCCACGAACTCAAGACGTTCCTCGCTTAG
- a CDS encoding SHOCT domain-containing protein: protein MPGLLRGVARTAVVAGTATAVSNRVSRRQQGRWARQGPGPVPAASFVASPPLPPSAPLTDDMNDKIDQLKRLGELKAQGVLTESEFTDQKRRILSDDS from the coding sequence ATGCCAGGTCTCCTCCGCGGAGTCGCCCGTACCGCCGTGGTGGCGGGCACGGCGACGGCCGTGTCGAACCGTGTCTCGCGCCGTCAGCAGGGCCGCTGGGCCCGGCAGGGCCCCGGGCCCGTCCCGGCCGCCTCCTTCGTCGCGTCTCCCCCGCTCCCCCCGTCGGCCCCGCTGACCGACGACATGAACGACAAGATCGACCAGCTCAAGCGACTCGGCGAGCTCAAGGCCCAGGGCGTGCTCACCGAGTCCGAGTTCACCGACCAGAAGCGCAGGATCCTGAGCGACGACTCTTGA
- a CDS encoding SDR family oxidoreductase gives MSPPSAPQLLRGQKALVTGANSGIGKATAIALGRAGADVVVNYVAGREAAEDVVREIESSGVRAYAYEADVSQEDQVGDMVSHMVREFGTVDVLVANAGLQRDAALTDMTVEQWRKVLDVNLTGQFLCAREAAKEFMRRGVVPEVSRSAGKVICMSSVHQVIPWSGHVNYASSKGGVQMLMATLAQELAPYRIRVNAVAPGAIRTPINRSAWDTPEAESDLLRLIPYRRVGDPEDIANVVVALASDLFDYVVGSTIYVDGGMTLFPGFATGG, from the coding sequence ATGAGCCCGCCTTCCGCCCCTCAGCTCCTCAGGGGGCAGAAGGCCCTGGTCACAGGCGCCAATTCCGGGATCGGGAAGGCCACGGCGATCGCGCTGGGGCGGGCGGGCGCCGATGTGGTGGTGAACTACGTGGCCGGGCGGGAGGCCGCGGAGGACGTGGTGCGCGAGATCGAGTCCTCGGGCGTCCGCGCCTACGCGTACGAGGCGGACGTGTCCCAGGAGGACCAGGTCGGCGACATGGTGTCCCACATGGTCCGGGAGTTCGGGACCGTCGACGTCCTGGTCGCGAACGCCGGACTCCAGCGGGACGCCGCCCTCACCGACATGACCGTCGAGCAGTGGCGGAAGGTGCTGGACGTCAATCTGACCGGCCAGTTCCTCTGCGCTCGGGAGGCGGCCAAGGAGTTCATGCGCCGGGGTGTCGTCCCGGAGGTGTCCCGCTCCGCCGGGAAGGTGATCTGCATGAGCTCGGTCCACCAGGTCATCCCCTGGTCGGGCCATGTGAACTACGCGTCCTCCAAGGGCGGCGTGCAGATGCTCATGGCGACCCTCGCGCAGGAGCTCGCCCCGTACCGGATCCGGGTGAACGCCGTCGCCCCGGGAGCGATCCGCACCCCCATCAACCGCAGCGCCTGGGACACCCCCGAGGCCGAGTCCGACCTGCTCCGGCTCATCCCCTACCGTCGTGTCGGCGACCCGGAGGACATCGCGAACGTCGTGGTGGCGCTGGCCTCGGACCTCTTCGACTACGTGGTCGGTTCCACGATCTACGTGGACGGCGGAATGACCCTGTTCCCCGGATTCGCCACGGGCGGCTGA